In a genomic window of Plectropomus leopardus isolate mb chromosome 6, YSFRI_Pleo_2.0, whole genome shotgun sequence:
- the LOC121944140 gene encoding rapamycin-insensitive companion of mTOR-like isoform X1, producing MAASFRGRPIRSLRMRGRNDSGEENVPLDLTREPSENFREILQNVAKPHGVSNMRKLGHLNNFIKLLCSINHREENIGFTYEEIIICLRLALLNEAKEVRAAGLRALRYLIRDTTVLQKVLRLQVDYLIARCIDIQQSNEGERTQALRLVRKIITVNAMLFPSSVANSLIAVGTDGLQERDRMVRAAIAIVCELALKNPEVVAKRGGLSTILKSVIDCQLSRINEALITTILHLLNHPRTRQYVRVDVELEQILAPFTDFHYRHNADTAEGQLKEDREARFLSSRMAIVAAFRSWSGIINLCKAGNSGIQSLIGLLCIPNMEVRKGLLEVLYEIFRLPVPIVTQDFTEALLSVDPARFQDTWRLSDGFVAAEAKVILPHRARSRPDLMDNYLAFVLSAFISSGLLEGLVEVVTSSDDQLAVRATILLGELLHMANTILPHSHSHHLHCLPTLINMAASFDIAQQKRLRASAAVNNLKRFHEKKKKGLKPHSLYLDHIIRKSVSSHSRRESHSRVHRDIYVIKDTEEALMMNLRDSHILNHKQNLEWNWLLIATILKWPHVNLRNNKDEHMHKFVRRLLYFYKPSSKLYAGLALDHPKARQLTVVGCQFIEFLMDSDEDGQGYLEDLVRDMVSWLSSSSGLKPERCLQSNGLLTTLSQHYFLFLGTLSAHPQGVKLLEKCGLFQCLLNLCSVKNQDAVLKLAVSTLDYSRDGLARVILSKILTAATDTCRLYATKHLRVLLRASVEFFSSWGMELLVTQLHDHSKAVSMEALDILDEACEDKANLHALIQLKPALSHLGDKGLLLLLRFLSIPKGFSYLNERGYVSKQLDKWQKEYNLKYVDLIEEQLNEALTTYRKPVDGDNYVRRSNQRLQRPNVYLPVHLYGQLVHDKTGCHLLEAQSVVPDLSYTVRSPMLDTWEGIKQLKAALWALGNIGSSNWGLNLLQEENVIPDILALAQHCDVLSVRGTCVYVLGVISKTRQGCEVLKQYGWDAVRHSRRTLWPVTPEEVDAQLTSELSSVPSTLSLNSESTSSRHNSESESQPNMYILDDDKCDVLDQSDEPSFYLHSKPVKDRSPFTILASTRFVRTRFLNSLSLPSKKLRSTSDPKTPSGSRTPTELKTGSMRRNRTVTEPSVFSPNQGDVFTPVFNGRGMPKSPTVSLETSFVGTRGGSEEQLVDGRLARGGGSGLGLSGLGGHGAVEHPSREREQSSRERLAGDGGSSSGGGNVSGGGGGGGGTQFKSRSQSFNTDTTTSGISSMSSSPSRETVGNPEHPDPEPDSSDCVSLNTVVSAKTVKTLSSLTPQSQTNHMSTSKSSTVSLVPPGSSHTLPRRAQSLKSPSVTTIKSLADCSFIYTSPRDALGYATLKRLQQQRIHPSLSHSEALASPAKDVLFTDTITMKTGSLDSRLTPRSLSPRILSRTSPLALPRFLKALSFASLDKEELLSPINQSTLHRCSSVRSMVSSATYGCSDDYVGLALPMDINDMFHIRDSAYFQQRISPPSEERKRFLFGDGDGDRPALPALKQQFSISELIVCRGDAQNHTVGSEETGLQEHTEENCLYCVGAIVLGYPTQPQINSTHPRTDYVDFPSWGGQSGHRLEVMPQSKFSGVSGCSDAAVSQGSICSTPTPADIVIGGKAISEDGPASRVLLRKEVLRLIINLSSSVGTKGHETGLLTIKEKFPYAFDDICLYSEVSHLLAHCMFRLTSRRFIQELFQDVQFMPMYEEAEAILTKQPKPVEEDGDPPAES from the exons ATGGCGGCCAGCTTCCGCGGCCGTCCTATCCGGAGTCTTCGGATGCGAG gTCGGAATGACAGCGGGGAGGAGAACGTACCGCTGGATCTGACCAGAG AACCATCAGAAAACTTTCGTGAAATCCTCCAAAATGTGGCCAAACCGCATGGAGTCAGTAACATGCGAAAATTGGGCCACCTGAACAACTTCATAAAG CTGCTATGCAGCATCAACCACCGTGAGGAAAACATTGGGTTTACATACGAAGAAATCATCATTTG TCTGCGACTAGCTCTACTAAATGAGGCAAAGGAAGTACGTGCTGCAGGGTTGCGGGCCCTCCGCTACCTCATCAGAGACACCACGGTGCTGCAGAAGGTCCTCAGACTACAGGTGGACTATTTGATAGCAAG ATGCATTGACATCCAGCAGAGCAATGAGGGGGAGAGGACTCAGGCTCTGAGACTAGTTCGAAAG ATTATCACTGTCAATGCGATGCTGTTCCCCTCCTCTGTTGCAAACTCTCTAATTGCCGTGGGTACTGATGGACTACAGGAGAGAGACCGCATGGTCCGCGCAGCAATCGCCATAGTGTGTGAGCTAG CCCTGAAAAACCCTGAGGTGGTGGCCAAACGCGGAGGCCTCAGCACCATCCTGAAGAGTGTGATTGACTGTCAGCTGAGTCGCATCAACGAAGCTCTGATCACCACCATCCTCCATCTACTCAACCACCCACGTACCCGTCAGTACGTGCGGGTTGATGTCGAACTGGag CAAATCCTCGCACCTTTCACAGATTTTCACTACCGCCACAATGCAGACACGGCTGAAGGGCAACtcaa ggaggacagagaggcCCGTTTCTTATCGAGTAGAATGGCCATAGTGGCAGCCTTTCGCTCCTGGTCTG gGATTATCAACCTATGCAAGGCTGGAAATTCTGGGATCCAATCTTTAATTGGCTTACTTTGCATACCAAATATGGAAGTTAGG AAAGGCTTGTTGGAGGTGTTATATGAGATATTCAGGCTCCCTGTGCCCATTGTAACTCAAGACTTCACGGAGGCTCTTCTAAGTGTTG ACCCCGCCAGGTTCCAGGACACATGGAGACTGTCAGATGGGTTTGTTGCTGCTGAGGCCAAAGTCATCCTTCCCCATCGGGCCCGCTCTAG GCCTGATCTGATGGACAACTACCTGGCCTTTGTTCTCTCTGCCTTCATCTCCAGCGGGCTGTTAGAG GGTCTTGTCGAAGTTGTGACCAGTAGCGATGATCAGCTTGCTGTGAGAGCCACCATCCTCTTGGGAGAACTTCTACACATG GCAAACACCATTCTACCCCATTCCCACAGTCACCACCTGCACTGCCTCCCCACCCTCATCAACATGGCAGCCTCCTTTGACATTGCACAGCAGAAACGACT TCGGGCAAGTGCAGCAGTCAACAATCTGAAGCGTTTCCacgagaagaagaagaaaggttTGAAACCTCACAGTCTTTACCTGGACCACATCATCCGCAAGTCTGTGTCTTCACATAGCCGCAGAGAGTCACACTCGCGTGTCCACAGGGACATCTATGTCATTAAG gaCACAGAAGAAGCACTGATGATGAACCTGAGAGACAGTCACATCCTCAACCACAAACAGAACCTGGAGTGGAACTGGTTGCTGATTGCCACCATCCTCAAG tGGCCACATGTAAACCTCAGGAACAACAAAGATGAACATATGCACAA gtTTGTGCGAAGGCTGCTGTACTTTTATAAGCCCAGTAGTAAATTGTACGCAGGGCTGGCGTTGGATCACCCAAAGGCCCGACAACTCACTGTGGTTGGCTGTCAGTTTATTGAGTTTCTGATGGACTCAGATGAG GACGGCCAGGGTTACCTGGAGGACCTGGTGAGGGACATGGTGTCATGGCTCTCCTCGTCCTCAGGGCTGAAGCCTGAGCGCTGTCTGCAGAGCAACGGCCTGCTCACAACACTCAGCCAACACTACTTTCTCTTCCTGGGGACGCTTTCTGCGCACCCACAGGGAGTCAAACTGCTGGAGAAATGTGGCCTGTTTCAGTG CCTGCTGAATCTGTGCTCTGTGAAGAACCAGGATGCTGTGCTGAAACTTGCTGTATCCACACTGGACTACAGCAGAGACGGTCTGGCCAGAGTGATCCTCTCCAAGATCCTCACTGCTGCTACTGAT ACGTGCAGGTTGTATGCCACCAAACACCTCCGCGTGCTGCTGCGTGCGAGCGTGGAGTTCTTCAGCAGCTGGGGCATGGAGCTGCTGGTCACACAGCTTCATGACCACAGCAAGGCTGTATCCATGGAGGCCTTGGACATTCTCGATGAAGCCTGCGAGGACAAG GCAAACCTCCATGCTCTTATCCAGCTAAAACCAGCTCTGTCCCATCTGGGAGACAAGggcctcctgctgctcctccg GTTCCTGTCCATTCCTAAAGGTTTCTCCTACCTCAATGAGAGGGGTTACGTCAGCAAACAGCTGGACAAATGGCAGAAG GAATACAACCTAAAGTACGTGGACCTAATAGAGGAGCAGCTCAACGAAGCACTAACGACCTACCGCAAACCTGTCGATGGAGACAACTACGTCAGACGCAGCAACCAAAG GTTACAAAGACCAAATGTCTATCTCCCTGTGCACTTGTATGGTCAGCTGGTCCACGATAAGACGGGCTGTCATCTGTTGGAGGCTCAG AGTGTGGTTCCTGACCTTAGCTATACAGTTCGCTCCCCGATGCTGGACACCTGGGAGGGTATTAAACAGCTGAAGGCTGCTCTCTGGGCCCTG gGCAACATTGGCTCTTCAAACTGGGGTCTGAAtctcctgcaggaggagaacGTCATTCCTGACATCCTCGCATTGGCTCAGCACTGTGATGTGCTGTCAGTAAGAGG gacatgtgtgtatgtgctgggTGTGATCTCCAAGACCAGGCAGGGTTGTGAGGTGCTGAAGCAGTATGGTTGGGATGCGGTCAGACACAGTCGCAGGACGCTGTGGCCTGTCACTCCAGAAGAGGTCGACGCACAGCTGACCTCTGAACTCTCCTCAGTACCGAGCACGCTCAGTCTGAACTCTGAATCCACCAGCTCACGCCACAACAGCGAGAGCGAGTCTCAACCAA ACATGTACATCCTGGACGATGACAAGTGTGATGTTCTGGACCAGTCAGACGAGCCCTCTTTCTATCTACACTCCAAACCAGTCAAGGACCGCAGCCCCTTCACAATCCTGGCCTCCACACGCTTTGTTCGCACTCGCTTCCTCAACTCGCTGTCCCTTCCTAGCAAGAAGCTGCGCTCCACCAGTGACCCCAAAACCCCATCAGGCTCTCGCACGCCTACTGAGCTCAAGACGGGGAGTATGAGGCGGAACAGGACAGTGACGGAGCCCTCTGTCTTCAGCCCAAACCAGGGGGACGTCTTCACCCCTGTCTTTAATGGCAGGGGAATGCCGAAGAGTCCCACAGTCAGCCTGGAGACATCCTTTGTTGGGACTAGGGGGGGCTCTGAGGAGCAGCTTGTTGACGGCAGGCTGGCCAGGGGAGGAGGCTCAGGCCTCGGACTAAGTGGACTTGGAGGGCATGGGGCCGTGGAGCACCCCAGCCGGGAGAGGGAGCAAAGCAGCCGAGAGCGTCTAGCGGGAGACGGCGGCTCCTCGTCTGGTGGAGGCAATGTGAGCGGGGGCGGAGGAGGCGGCGGAGGTACGCAGTTTAAAAGCCGCAGTCAGAGCTTTAATACGGACACCACAACCAGCGGAATCAGCTCCATGAGCTCAAGCCCTTCCAGGGAGACGGTCGGAAACCCCGAGCATCCCGATCCCGAACCCGACTCCTCTGACTGTGTGAGCCTAAACACTGTGGTGTCAGCCAAGACTGTCAAAACGCTCTCTTCCCTCACCCCCCAGTCTCAGACCAACCACATGTCCACGTCTAAGTCCTCCACTGTCTCTCTGGTACCGCCCGGCTCCTCGCACACTCTCCCCCGTCGAGCTCAGTCTCTCAAGTCTCCTTCAGTAACCACCATCAAGAGCCTGGCCGACTGTAGCTTCATCTACACCAGCCCACGAGACGCGCTGGGCTACGCTACGCTGAAGAGGCTACAGCAGCAGAGGATACACCCGTCTTTGTCTCACAGTGAAGCGTTGGCTTCACCTGCCAAAGACGTGCTTTTCACCGACACCATCACTATGAAGACTGGCAGCCTGGACTCCAGATTAACGCCTCGCAG TCTCTCCCCCCGGATCCTCTCACGCACCTCTCCTCTTGCCCTCCCTAGGTTTCTGAAGGCTCTGAGCTTTGCCTCTCTGGACAAAGAGGAACTTCTCAGTCCCATCAACCAAAGCACTCTACACCGCTGCTCTTCAGTGCGCTCTATGGTTTCTAGCGCCACCTACGGGTGCAGTGATGACTATGTTGGCCTAGCGCTGCCCATGGACATCAACGACATGTTCCATATTAGAGACTCTGCCTACTTTCAGCAGAGGATCAGTCCACCGTCGGAAGAGCGGAAACGCTTCCTCTTTGGCGATGGAGACG GTGACCGCCCTGCTCTCCCAGCACTGAAGCAGCAGTTCAGCATCTCTGAGCTGATCGTGTGCCGAGGCGACGCCCAGAACCACACGGTGGGTTCAGAGGAGACGGGACTGCAGGAACACACTGAAGAAAACTGCCTCTACTGTGTAGGAGCCATCGTCCTCGGATACCCCACACAGCCACAGATCAACAGCACACACCCTCGGAcag acTATGTCGACTTCCCATCATGGGGAGGGCAGAGCGGCCATCGTCTGGAGGTGATGCCTCAGTCCAAGTTTTCTGGGGTGTCGGGCTGCAGCGACGCTGCCGTGTCACAAGGCTCAATTTGTAGCACGCCTACACCTGCTGACATTGTCATAG GTGGCAAGGCCATATCAGAAGATGGCCCCGCCTCCCGAGTCCTGCTGAGGAAGGAGGTGCTCCGCCTCATCATCAACCTCAGCTCCTCTGTAGGAACCAAAGGCCACGAAACAGGACTACTGAC GATAAAGGAGAAGTTTCCCTATGCGTTTGATGACATCTGCCTGTACTCTGAGGTTTCCCACCTCTTAGCCCACTGTATGTTTCGCCTGACCTCAAGACGTTTTATACAGGAACTCTTCCAGGACGTGCAATTCATGCCG ATGTATGAGGAAGCAGAGGCAATCctgacaaaacaaccaaaacctGTTGAAGAGGATGGTGACCCTCCTGCAGAATCCTGA
- the LOC121944140 gene encoding rapamycin-insensitive companion of mTOR-like isoform X2: protein MAASFRGRPIRSLRMRGRNDSGEENVPLDLTREPSENFREILQNVAKPHGVSNMRKLGHLNNFIKLLCSINHREENIGFTYEEIIICLRLALLNEAKEVRAAGLRALRYLIRDTTVLQKVLRLQVDYLIARCIDIQQSNEGERTQALRLVRKIITVNAMLFPSSVANSLIAVGTDGLQERDRMVRAAIAIVCELALKNPEVVAKRGGLSTILKSVIDCQLSRINEALITTILHLLNHPRTRQYVRVDVELEQILAPFTDFHYRHNADTAEGQLKEDREARFLSSRMAIVAAFRSWSGIINLCKAGNSGIQSLIGLLCIPNMEVRKGLLEVLYEIFRLPVPIVTQDFTEALLSVDPARFQDTWRLSDGFVAAEAKVILPHRARSRPDLMDNYLAFVLSAFISSGLLEGLVEVVTSSDDQLAVRATILLGELLHMANTILPHSHSHHLHCLPTLINMAASFDIAQQKRLRASAAVNNLKRFHEKKKKGLKPHSLYLDHIIRKSVSSHSRRESHSRVHRDIYVIKDTEEALMMNLRDSHILNHKQNLEWNWLLIATILKWPHVNLRNNKDEHMHKFVRRLLYFYKPSSKLYAGLALDHPKARQLTVVGCQFIEFLMDSDEDGQGYLEDLVRDMVSWLSSSSGLKPERCLQSNGLLTTLSQHYFLFLGTLSAHPQGVKLLEKCGLFQCLLNLCSVKNQDAVLKLAVSTLDYSRDGLARVILSKILTAATDTCRLYATKHLRVLLRASVEFFSSWGMELLVTQLHDHSKAVSMEALDILDEACEDKANLHALIQLKPALSHLGDKGLLLLLRFLSIPKGFSYLNERGYVSKQLDKWQKEYNLKYVDLIEEQLNEALTTYRKPVDGDNYVRRSNQRLQRPNVYLPVHLYGQLVHDKTGCHLLEAQSVVPDLSYTVRSPMLDTWEGIKQLKAALWALGNIGSSNWGLNLLQEENVIPDILALAQHCDVLSVRGTCVYVLGVISKTRQGCEVLKQYGWDAVRHSRRTLWPVTPEEVDAQLTSELSSVPSTLSLNSESTSSRHNSESESQPNMYILDDDKCDVLDQSDEPSFYLHSKPVKDRSPFTILASTRFVRTRFLNSLSLPSKKLRSTSDPKTPSGSRTPTELKTGSMRRNRTVTEPSVFSPNQGDVFTPVFNGRGMPKSPTVSLETSFVGTRGGSEEQLVDGRLARGGGSGLGLSGLGGHGAVEHPSREREQSSRERLAGDGGSSSGGGNVSGGGGGGGGTQFKSRSQSFNTDTTTSGISSMSSSPSRETVGNPEHPDPEPDSSDCVSLNTVVSAKTVKTLSSLTPQSQTNHMSTSKSSTVSLVPPGSSHTLPRRAQSLKSPSVTTIKSLADCSFIYTSPRDALGYATLKRLQQQRIHPSLSHSEALASPAKDVLFTDTITMKTGSLDSRLTPRRFLKALSFASLDKEELLSPINQSTLHRCSSVRSMVSSATYGCSDDYVGLALPMDINDMFHIRDSAYFQQRISPPSEERKRFLFGDGDGDRPALPALKQQFSISELIVCRGDAQNHTVGSEETGLQEHTEENCLYCVGAIVLGYPTQPQINSTHPRTDYVDFPSWGGQSGHRLEVMPQSKFSGVSGCSDAAVSQGSICSTPTPADIVIGGKAISEDGPASRVLLRKEVLRLIINLSSSVGTKGHETGLLTIKEKFPYAFDDICLYSEVSHLLAHCMFRLTSRRFIQELFQDVQFMPMYEEAEAILTKQPKPVEEDGDPPAES from the exons ATGGCGGCCAGCTTCCGCGGCCGTCCTATCCGGAGTCTTCGGATGCGAG gTCGGAATGACAGCGGGGAGGAGAACGTACCGCTGGATCTGACCAGAG AACCATCAGAAAACTTTCGTGAAATCCTCCAAAATGTGGCCAAACCGCATGGAGTCAGTAACATGCGAAAATTGGGCCACCTGAACAACTTCATAAAG CTGCTATGCAGCATCAACCACCGTGAGGAAAACATTGGGTTTACATACGAAGAAATCATCATTTG TCTGCGACTAGCTCTACTAAATGAGGCAAAGGAAGTACGTGCTGCAGGGTTGCGGGCCCTCCGCTACCTCATCAGAGACACCACGGTGCTGCAGAAGGTCCTCAGACTACAGGTGGACTATTTGATAGCAAG ATGCATTGACATCCAGCAGAGCAATGAGGGGGAGAGGACTCAGGCTCTGAGACTAGTTCGAAAG ATTATCACTGTCAATGCGATGCTGTTCCCCTCCTCTGTTGCAAACTCTCTAATTGCCGTGGGTACTGATGGACTACAGGAGAGAGACCGCATGGTCCGCGCAGCAATCGCCATAGTGTGTGAGCTAG CCCTGAAAAACCCTGAGGTGGTGGCCAAACGCGGAGGCCTCAGCACCATCCTGAAGAGTGTGATTGACTGTCAGCTGAGTCGCATCAACGAAGCTCTGATCACCACCATCCTCCATCTACTCAACCACCCACGTACCCGTCAGTACGTGCGGGTTGATGTCGAACTGGag CAAATCCTCGCACCTTTCACAGATTTTCACTACCGCCACAATGCAGACACGGCTGAAGGGCAACtcaa ggaggacagagaggcCCGTTTCTTATCGAGTAGAATGGCCATAGTGGCAGCCTTTCGCTCCTGGTCTG gGATTATCAACCTATGCAAGGCTGGAAATTCTGGGATCCAATCTTTAATTGGCTTACTTTGCATACCAAATATGGAAGTTAGG AAAGGCTTGTTGGAGGTGTTATATGAGATATTCAGGCTCCCTGTGCCCATTGTAACTCAAGACTTCACGGAGGCTCTTCTAAGTGTTG ACCCCGCCAGGTTCCAGGACACATGGAGACTGTCAGATGGGTTTGTTGCTGCTGAGGCCAAAGTCATCCTTCCCCATCGGGCCCGCTCTAG GCCTGATCTGATGGACAACTACCTGGCCTTTGTTCTCTCTGCCTTCATCTCCAGCGGGCTGTTAGAG GGTCTTGTCGAAGTTGTGACCAGTAGCGATGATCAGCTTGCTGTGAGAGCCACCATCCTCTTGGGAGAACTTCTACACATG GCAAACACCATTCTACCCCATTCCCACAGTCACCACCTGCACTGCCTCCCCACCCTCATCAACATGGCAGCCTCCTTTGACATTGCACAGCAGAAACGACT TCGGGCAAGTGCAGCAGTCAACAATCTGAAGCGTTTCCacgagaagaagaagaaaggttTGAAACCTCACAGTCTTTACCTGGACCACATCATCCGCAAGTCTGTGTCTTCACATAGCCGCAGAGAGTCACACTCGCGTGTCCACAGGGACATCTATGTCATTAAG gaCACAGAAGAAGCACTGATGATGAACCTGAGAGACAGTCACATCCTCAACCACAAACAGAACCTGGAGTGGAACTGGTTGCTGATTGCCACCATCCTCAAG tGGCCACATGTAAACCTCAGGAACAACAAAGATGAACATATGCACAA gtTTGTGCGAAGGCTGCTGTACTTTTATAAGCCCAGTAGTAAATTGTACGCAGGGCTGGCGTTGGATCACCCAAAGGCCCGACAACTCACTGTGGTTGGCTGTCAGTTTATTGAGTTTCTGATGGACTCAGATGAG GACGGCCAGGGTTACCTGGAGGACCTGGTGAGGGACATGGTGTCATGGCTCTCCTCGTCCTCAGGGCTGAAGCCTGAGCGCTGTCTGCAGAGCAACGGCCTGCTCACAACACTCAGCCAACACTACTTTCTCTTCCTGGGGACGCTTTCTGCGCACCCACAGGGAGTCAAACTGCTGGAGAAATGTGGCCTGTTTCAGTG CCTGCTGAATCTGTGCTCTGTGAAGAACCAGGATGCTGTGCTGAAACTTGCTGTATCCACACTGGACTACAGCAGAGACGGTCTGGCCAGAGTGATCCTCTCCAAGATCCTCACTGCTGCTACTGAT ACGTGCAGGTTGTATGCCACCAAACACCTCCGCGTGCTGCTGCGTGCGAGCGTGGAGTTCTTCAGCAGCTGGGGCATGGAGCTGCTGGTCACACAGCTTCATGACCACAGCAAGGCTGTATCCATGGAGGCCTTGGACATTCTCGATGAAGCCTGCGAGGACAAG GCAAACCTCCATGCTCTTATCCAGCTAAAACCAGCTCTGTCCCATCTGGGAGACAAGggcctcctgctgctcctccg GTTCCTGTCCATTCCTAAAGGTTTCTCCTACCTCAATGAGAGGGGTTACGTCAGCAAACAGCTGGACAAATGGCAGAAG GAATACAACCTAAAGTACGTGGACCTAATAGAGGAGCAGCTCAACGAAGCACTAACGACCTACCGCAAACCTGTCGATGGAGACAACTACGTCAGACGCAGCAACCAAAG GTTACAAAGACCAAATGTCTATCTCCCTGTGCACTTGTATGGTCAGCTGGTCCACGATAAGACGGGCTGTCATCTGTTGGAGGCTCAG AGTGTGGTTCCTGACCTTAGCTATACAGTTCGCTCCCCGATGCTGGACACCTGGGAGGGTATTAAACAGCTGAAGGCTGCTCTCTGGGCCCTG gGCAACATTGGCTCTTCAAACTGGGGTCTGAAtctcctgcaggaggagaacGTCATTCCTGACATCCTCGCATTGGCTCAGCACTGTGATGTGCTGTCAGTAAGAGG gacatgtgtgtatgtgctgggTGTGATCTCCAAGACCAGGCAGGGTTGTGAGGTGCTGAAGCAGTATGGTTGGGATGCGGTCAGACACAGTCGCAGGACGCTGTGGCCTGTCACTCCAGAAGAGGTCGACGCACAGCTGACCTCTGAACTCTCCTCAGTACCGAGCACGCTCAGTCTGAACTCTGAATCCACCAGCTCACGCCACAACAGCGAGAGCGAGTCTCAACCAA ACATGTACATCCTGGACGATGACAAGTGTGATGTTCTGGACCAGTCAGACGAGCCCTCTTTCTATCTACACTCCAAACCAGTCAAGGACCGCAGCCCCTTCACAATCCTGGCCTCCACACGCTTTGTTCGCACTCGCTTCCTCAACTCGCTGTCCCTTCCTAGCAAGAAGCTGCGCTCCACCAGTGACCCCAAAACCCCATCAGGCTCTCGCACGCCTACTGAGCTCAAGACGGGGAGTATGAGGCGGAACAGGACAGTGACGGAGCCCTCTGTCTTCAGCCCAAACCAGGGGGACGTCTTCACCCCTGTCTTTAATGGCAGGGGAATGCCGAAGAGTCCCACAGTCAGCCTGGAGACATCCTTTGTTGGGACTAGGGGGGGCTCTGAGGAGCAGCTTGTTGACGGCAGGCTGGCCAGGGGAGGAGGCTCAGGCCTCGGACTAAGTGGACTTGGAGGGCATGGGGCCGTGGAGCACCCCAGCCGGGAGAGGGAGCAAAGCAGCCGAGAGCGTCTAGCGGGAGACGGCGGCTCCTCGTCTGGTGGAGGCAATGTGAGCGGGGGCGGAGGAGGCGGCGGAGGTACGCAGTTTAAAAGCCGCAGTCAGAGCTTTAATACGGACACCACAACCAGCGGAATCAGCTCCATGAGCTCAAGCCCTTCCAGGGAGACGGTCGGAAACCCCGAGCATCCCGATCCCGAACCCGACTCCTCTGACTGTGTGAGCCTAAACACTGTGGTGTCAGCCAAGACTGTCAAAACGCTCTCTTCCCTCACCCCCCAGTCTCAGACCAACCACATGTCCACGTCTAAGTCCTCCACTGTCTCTCTGGTACCGCCCGGCTCCTCGCACACTCTCCCCCGTCGAGCTCAGTCTCTCAAGTCTCCTTCAGTAACCACCATCAAGAGCCTGGCCGACTGTAGCTTCATCTACACCAGCCCACGAGACGCGCTGGGCTACGCTACGCTGAAGAGGCTACAGCAGCAGAGGATACACCCGTCTTTGTCTCACAGTGAAGCGTTGGCTTCACCTGCCAAAGACGTGCTTTTCACCGACACCATCACTATGAAGACTGGCAGCCTGGACTCCAGATTAACGCCTCGCAG GTTTCTGAAGGCTCTGAGCTTTGCCTCTCTGGACAAAGAGGAACTTCTCAGTCCCATCAACCAAAGCACTCTACACCGCTGCTCTTCAGTGCGCTCTATGGTTTCTAGCGCCACCTACGGGTGCAGTGATGACTATGTTGGCCTAGCGCTGCCCATGGACATCAACGACATGTTCCATATTAGAGACTCTGCCTACTTTCAGCAGAGGATCAGTCCACCGTCGGAAGAGCGGAAACGCTTCCTCTTTGGCGATGGAGACG GTGACCGCCCTGCTCTCCCAGCACTGAAGCAGCAGTTCAGCATCTCTGAGCTGATCGTGTGCCGAGGCGACGCCCAGAACCACACGGTGGGTTCAGAGGAGACGGGACTGCAGGAACACACTGAAGAAAACTGCCTCTACTGTGTAGGAGCCATCGTCCTCGGATACCCCACACAGCCACAGATCAACAGCACACACCCTCGGAcag acTATGTCGACTTCCCATCATGGGGAGGGCAGAGCGGCCATCGTCTGGAGGTGATGCCTCAGTCCAAGTTTTCTGGGGTGTCGGGCTGCAGCGACGCTGCCGTGTCACAAGGCTCAATTTGTAGCACGCCTACACCTGCTGACATTGTCATAG GTGGCAAGGCCATATCAGAAGATGGCCCCGCCTCCCGAGTCCTGCTGAGGAAGGAGGTGCTCCGCCTCATCATCAACCTCAGCTCCTCTGTAGGAACCAAAGGCCACGAAACAGGACTACTGAC GATAAAGGAGAAGTTTCCCTATGCGTTTGATGACATCTGCCTGTACTCTGAGGTTTCCCACCTCTTAGCCCACTGTATGTTTCGCCTGACCTCAAGACGTTTTATACAGGAACTCTTCCAGGACGTGCAATTCATGCCG ATGTATGAGGAAGCAGAGGCAATCctgacaaaacaaccaaaacctGTTGAAGAGGATGGTGACCCTCCTGCAGAATCCTGA